Proteins encoded in a region of the Geoanaerobacter pelophilus genome:
- a CDS encoding metal ABC transporter ATP-binding protein gives MPPVIAVNGLYCRYGVTHALTDVSFTVDGGDYIAVVGPNGSGKSTLVKALLGLAGCDEGDVTLFGTSLQEFNDWHKVGYLPQNLNLFNPIFPATVSEVVGLGLLAGKRFPKSINRSDSTRIEETLEQMGIADLRRRLIGDLSGGQQQRVLLARALVNRPQLLILDEPTAALDPETRDRFYTLLADINRNSGTTLMLVTHDSATVGGCASKLLYLDKKLVFYGTFKEFCASPEMTGHFGGAAQHQICRLH, from the coding sequence ATGCCGCCAGTAATCGCAGTAAATGGCCTGTATTGCCGCTACGGGGTAACGCACGCCCTGACCGATGTGAGTTTTACGGTTGATGGTGGTGATTACATCGCGGTGGTTGGCCCCAATGGCTCGGGTAAGAGCACCCTGGTAAAGGCGCTGCTTGGCTTGGCCGGTTGCGATGAAGGGGATGTCACCCTGTTCGGCACCTCACTGCAGGAATTCAACGACTGGCACAAGGTTGGCTATCTTCCCCAGAATCTCAACCTGTTCAATCCGATCTTCCCGGCAACGGTCAGCGAAGTGGTCGGCCTCGGGTTGCTTGCCGGAAAGCGTTTCCCTAAGAGCATCAACAGAAGCGATAGCACCAGGATTGAAGAAACGCTGGAGCAGATGGGAATTGCCGATCTGCGGCGCCGGCTGATCGGGGATCTTTCCGGGGGACAGCAGCAGAGGGTCCTGCTGGCCAGGGCGCTGGTAAACCGGCCGCAACTGCTGATTCTCGACGAACCGACTGCTGCACTTGACCCTGAGACCAGGGACCGGTTCTATACGCTGCTGGCTGATATCAACCGCAACAGCGGCACGACCCTGATGCTGGTGACCCATGATTCGGCGACAGTCGGCGGCTGTGCCTCCAAGCTGCTCTATCTTGACAAGAAACTGGTTTTTTACGGTACCTTCAAGGAGTTTTGCGCTTCGCCGGAGATGACCGGGCATTTTGGGGGGGCGGCACAGCACCAGATCTGCAGATTGCATTAA
- the cobD gene encoding threonine-phosphate decarboxylase CobD, translating to MAGSREIDVWRRGGIGGGVAADGSSLQRCVMSRYDHGGDVFGTARRSGVDPEKLLDFSASINPLGISAAVRSALLAAVDRLVHYPEPFAAPLREILASCHGVAPEQILPANGSTELIYLLPRYVRGKRALIVAPAFSEYAKALTVAGWEVRYHLLSPDDGFCLVLDALQESIEQGCDLLFLCNPGNPTGRLYSREEMLAVARICRAAGVFLVLDEAFMDFCGEEASLVPELAASGNGVVLRSLTKFHAIPGLRLGYAVASAAVCERLAELRGPWSVNALAQAAGAAAVGDIAYRDATREFVAAERQNLRQQLSEICGLLPFSGAANYLLVKLDAGRSVNDLCDKLLVRYGIIVRDCSSFVGLEGGYFRVAVRTSQENRLLVKSLRELLPGRQ from the coding sequence ATGGCAGGGAGCCGTGAGATTGATGTATGGCGCAGAGGGGGCATTGGTGGTGGTGTGGCTGCTGACGGCAGTAGCCTGCAGAGGTGCGTCATGAGCCGGTACGATCACGGAGGGGATGTTTTCGGCACTGCCCGCAGGTCGGGGGTAGATCCGGAGAAGCTGCTCGATTTCTCCGCCAGCATCAACCCTCTCGGCATCTCGGCAGCGGTCAGGTCGGCGCTGCTGGCAGCGGTTGACCGCCTGGTCCATTACCCCGAACCGTTTGCCGCGCCGTTGCGGGAAATTCTCGCTTCCTGCCACGGGGTGGCACCGGAACAGATCCTCCCGGCCAACGGTTCAACCGAGCTGATCTACCTTCTCCCCAGGTACGTCCGGGGTAAACGGGCGCTGATCGTTGCCCCGGCATTCTCAGAGTACGCCAAAGCATTGACTGTAGCCGGTTGGGAGGTGCGTTATCATCTTCTGTCGCCGGATGACGGTTTTTGCCTGGTGCTTGATGCGCTCCAGGAGAGCATCGAGCAAGGCTGCGACCTCCTGTTTCTCTGCAACCCGGGAAACCCGACCGGGCGGCTCTACTCCAGGGAGGAAATGCTGGCTGTTGCCCGGATTTGCCGCGCAGCCGGGGTCTTTCTTGTGCTGGATGAGGCGTTCATGGATTTTTGCGGTGAAGAAGCCTCACTGGTCCCGGAACTGGCCGCATCCGGAAACGGAGTGGTCCTGCGTTCCCTGACCAAGTTTCATGCAATTCCCGGCTTGCGGCTTGGATATGCCGTGGCATCAGCCGCTGTCTGCGAGCGGTTGGCAGAACTGCGCGGGCCATGGAGTGTCAATGCCCTGGCCCAGGCAGCAGGGGCGGCCGCTGTCGGCGACATTGCCTATCGCGATGCGACCAGGGAGTTTGTGGCGGCCGAGCGGCAAAACCTCCGGCAGCAGCTGTCGGAAATCTGCGGGCTGCTCCCTTTTAGCGGGGCTGCCAACTATCTGCTGGTCAAGCTGGATGCTGGCCGGTCAGTCAATGATTTGTGCGACAAACTGCTTGTGCGTTACGGCATTATTGTCAGGGATTGCAGCTCCTTTGTCGGATTGGAGGGCGGCTATTTCCGGGTGGCGGTCCGTACCTCTCAGGAGAACAGGCTTCTGGTAAAATCTTTGCGAGAGCTGTTGCCAGGGCGTCAATGA
- a CDS encoding metal ABC transporter permease, which translates to MGIMETLSYGFMQRALLAGSLIGVLCAVLGCFLVLRRLSLIGDGLAHVTFGSVALALFFKLYSAAAILVSLPVVMLCSLGILRLSERAKLTGDTAIGIVSSLGIAVGVLLASLGGGFNVDLFSYLFGNILAISREEVILAITLCGVVLVLVTFFYHDLMAITFNEELARVAGVRTKGISAMLVLLTALTVVLAMKVVGIMLISALLILPSSSALQLAKGFRAALLLSAALAVTGVIVGIFVSVALNLPTGATIVLLNFAIFALVYSGKRLLARD; encoded by the coding sequence ATGGGAATTATGGAAACCTTGTCATACGGCTTCATGCAGCGGGCCTTGCTCGCCGGGTCGCTGATCGGCGTGCTCTGCGCGGTGCTTGGCTGTTTCCTGGTGCTGCGGCGGCTGTCGTTGATCGGTGACGGCCTGGCCCATGTCACCTTTGGCAGCGTGGCCCTGGCGCTGTTTTTCAAACTCTACTCGGCAGCGGCAATCCTGGTGTCGTTACCGGTGGTCATGCTCTGTTCTTTGGGGATCCTGCGCCTTTCTGAGCGCGCCAAGCTGACCGGTGACACGGCCATTGGCATTGTCTCCTCGCTCGGCATTGCCGTCGGCGTCTTGCTGGCCAGCCTTGGCGGCGGTTTCAATGTGGACCTCTTCAGTTACCTGTTCGGCAATATCCTGGCCATCAGCAGGGAAGAGGTGATCCTGGCAATAACCCTGTGCGGGGTGGTGCTGGTGCTGGTAACCTTTTTCTACCATGACCTGATGGCGATCACCTTCAATGAAGAGCTGGCGCGGGTCGCAGGGGTCAGGACCAAGGGGATCAGCGCCATGCTGGTGCTGCTCACCGCCCTGACCGTGGTGCTGGCCATGAAAGTGGTCGGGATCATGCTGATCTCGGCCCTGCTCATCCTCCCCTCGTCGTCCGCCCTGCAGCTTGCCAAGGGGTTCCGGGCGGCCCTGCTGCTGTCCGCCGCTCTGGCCGTCACCGGGGTGATCGTCGGCATCTTTGTCTCGGTGGCTCTTAACCTGCCGACCGGGGCCACCATCGTCCTCCTCAATTTCGCAATCTTCGCCCTGGTCTATTCCGGCAAGCGGTTACTGGCAAGGGACTGA
- a CDS encoding cobyric acid synthase translates to MSRLYVVGIGPGGVEHMTMEARRAIETAQVVVGYKTYLDLIKPMLVGKEVVSSGMRQEVARCRDAISAAAAGADVALISSGDAGIYGMAGIALELVAECAEPPEVVVVPGVSAVQAAAALLGAPLMHDFAVISLSDLLTPWELIRKRLAAAAAADFVIALYNPKSAGRKTQLAEARELIMAARGAATPVGIVRNAFRKGEEKRVTTLGEMLDCTVDMFSLVVIGNSATRIDGSGRMVTPRGYETGAPAAVRSLPADAGKADPRTFNLDRIQGRALMFCGTGSDVGKSVLAAGFCRILANHGIKVAPFKSQNMALNSAVTPEGGEIGRAQAVQAEACRIPPHTDMNPVLLKPSSDTGSQVIIQGQAVGHMRVQEYTAFKPTAFAKIRQSFARLRSAYDCIVIEGAGSIAEINLRAHDIANLKVAEMADAPVILVADIDRGGVFAQIVGTMELLEPGERQQIAGVLINKFRGDPSFLGPGIAEVERRTGIPVLGVVPWFSGFRLPEEDSVALQRRAKVLRIRPRKEKLSIGVIKLPRISNYTDFDPLENEPDVVLHYVEQAEHLENLDLLIIPGSKATIADLNHLAETGLKEAIRSFKGEIVGICGGYQMLGKLVLDPDSVESEIRHAEGLGLIDAATVMHAEKRTHQTVASLLEAGREFAPCRSGVIRGYEIHMGETVLGEELRPFARLTSRSGEKVDLLDGAVSPDGRVMGTYIHGIFDNAGFRSAMLNRLRRKKGLSTVTPVIADSDPLDLLAAHLEKHLEIPKILRLCGLEG, encoded by the coding sequence ATGAGCAGATTATACGTCGTCGGGATCGGACCCGGCGGTGTTGAGCATATGACGATGGAGGCGCGCCGGGCAATTGAGACGGCCCAGGTTGTCGTGGGTTACAAGACCTACCTGGACCTGATCAAACCGATGCTGGTCGGCAAGGAGGTTGTCTCCTCCGGGATGCGCCAGGAGGTGGCCCGCTGTCGGGACGCCATCTCGGCCGCAGCTGCCGGCGCTGATGTTGCCCTGATTTCCAGCGGTGATGCCGGGATCTACGGCATGGCCGGAATAGCGCTCGAACTGGTGGCAGAGTGCGCCGAGCCGCCTGAGGTCGTAGTCGTCCCCGGAGTCTCTGCTGTCCAGGCGGCAGCGGCGCTGCTCGGGGCACCGTTGATGCACGATTTCGCGGTTATATCGCTTTCCGACCTCCTCACTCCCTGGGAACTGATCCGGAAACGGCTTGCCGCTGCGGCAGCCGCGGATTTTGTCATTGCCCTCTACAATCCGAAAAGCGCCGGGCGCAAGACCCAGCTTGCCGAAGCCAGGGAGCTGATCATGGCGGCAAGAGGGGCGGCAACTCCGGTCGGCATTGTCCGGAACGCGTTTCGCAAAGGCGAGGAGAAACGGGTAACCACCCTTGGCGAGATGCTTGATTGCACGGTGGACATGTTTTCCCTGGTGGTGATCGGCAACTCTGCCACCCGGATTGACGGCTCCGGGCGGATGGTGACCCCGCGAGGCTATGAAACCGGTGCGCCCGCTGCTGTGCGGTCTTTGCCTGCTGATGCCGGCAAGGCCGATCCCCGGACTTTTAATCTCGACCGGATTCAGGGCCGGGCCCTCATGTTTTGCGGCACCGGTTCCGATGTCGGCAAATCGGTGCTGGCCGCCGGATTCTGCCGGATTCTTGCCAATCACGGCATCAAGGTGGCGCCGTTCAAGTCCCAGAACATGGCGCTCAATTCGGCAGTAACCCCTGAAGGAGGGGAGATCGGTAGGGCTCAGGCGGTCCAGGCCGAGGCGTGCCGTATTCCGCCGCACACCGACATGAACCCGGTGCTGCTCAAGCCGTCGTCTGATACCGGTAGCCAGGTGATTATCCAGGGGCAGGCGGTCGGGCATATGCGGGTTCAGGAATACACCGCTTTCAAGCCGACTGCTTTTGCCAAGATCCGGCAGAGCTTTGCCCGGCTCCGGTCAGCCTATGACTGCATCGTCATCGAGGGGGCCGGGAGTATTGCCGAGATCAATCTCCGGGCGCATGACATTGCCAATCTCAAGGTGGCGGAGATGGCCGATGCCCCGGTGATTCTGGTTGCAGACATCGACCGCGGCGGAGTCTTTGCCCAGATCGTCGGCACCATGGAACTGCTTGAGCCGGGGGAACGCCAGCAGATAGCCGGCGTGCTGATCAATAAGTTCCGCGGCGATCCCTCGTTTCTTGGGCCAGGGATTGCAGAGGTAGAGCGGCGTACTGGTATTCCGGTGCTCGGCGTAGTTCCCTGGTTCAGCGGTTTCCGGCTGCCGGAAGAAGACAGCGTTGCGCTGCAGCGCCGCGCAAAAGTCCTCAGGATCAGGCCACGCAAGGAAAAACTCTCGATTGGGGTGATCAAGCTCCCCCGGATCTCCAACTACACCGATTTCGATCCCCTGGAAAACGAACCGGACGTGGTCCTGCACTATGTGGAGCAGGCAGAGCATCTGGAAAATCTTGACCTGCTGATCATCCCCGGCAGCAAGGCAACCATTGCCGATCTGAACCACCTGGCCGAAACCGGCCTTAAGGAAGCGATCCGGAGCTTCAAGGGTGAAATTGTCGGGATTTGCGGTGGTTACCAGATGCTCGGCAAGCTGGTGCTCGATCCGGATTCGGTGGAATCTGAGATCCGCCATGCCGAAGGGTTGGGGCTGATCGATGCTGCCACCGTGATGCATGCCGAAAAACGGACCCACCAGACCGTGGCATCGCTGCTCGAAGCCGGCCGGGAGTTTGCCCCGTGCCGCAGCGGCGTCATTCGCGGTTACGAAATTCATATGGGCGAGACGGTCCTTGGCGAAGAGCTGCGGCCGTTTGCCCGGCTGACCAGCCGCTCCGGGGAGAAGGTGGATCTGCTCGACGGCGCAGTTTCCCCGGACGGGCGGGTGATGGGGACCTATATCCACGGGATCTTCGACAATGCCGGGTTCCGGTCTGCCATGCTCAACCGGCTCAGAAGGAAGAAGGGGCTATCGACGGTCACTCCGGTCATTGCGGACAGCGATCCTCTTGACCTGCTGGCCGCGCACCTGGAGAAACACCTGGAAATCCCCAAAATCCTCCGGCTTTGCGGTCTTGAGGGATGA
- a CDS encoding PilZ domain-containing protein produces the protein MEKRKYSRVPFHAPVFVSSRGRTYAGEVENVCHGGMFIKTYGDFSAGEQVLVSVSFIEGSSNLSVTMPGRVARQTSDGVALHSPHIDTHSLIHLEYLMASNNDKRDQLMTDFVDYVTSQQDRRLL, from the coding sequence ATGGAAAAGAGAAAATATTCACGGGTTCCGTTCCATGCGCCGGTATTTGTCAGCAGCCGTGGCAGGACCTATGCGGGCGAAGTTGAGAATGTCTGCCATGGCGGCATGTTCATAAAGACCTATGGCGATTTCAGTGCCGGGGAGCAGGTGCTGGTTTCCGTGAGCTTTATCGAAGGGAGTTCCAATCTTTCGGTGACCATGCCTGGCAGGGTTGCCCGACAGACCAGCGATGGTGTGGCCCTGCATTCGCCGCATATCGACACCCATTCGCTGATTCACCTGGAGTATCTCATGGCCAGCAACAATGATAAGCGCGACCAGTTGATGACCGATTTTGTCGATTATGTCACTTCCCAGCAGGACCGCCGGCTGCTGTAA
- a CDS encoding J domain-containing protein produces MIGLFNEAELRSACKVLFGNDLDPPVEFFSYLQPEGVKAAFRKRARETHPDCCAGHSARHATPPEAFHRVTEAYNVLSAFVKQKRPAMANTPPKERHQPRKSTNDGHVYHHGPLPRRHLEIGRYLYYRGVISYQSLISALVWQRSQRPTLGRIARNWGLLTDEAVQAILSCKKFSGFFGEKAVRNGLLTEHQLSLLLTHQRSKQQKLGKYFIQSGYLTDREMEALILDMHKHNAQIRNQQFRKAK; encoded by the coding sequence ATGATCGGACTTTTCAATGAAGCTGAACTCCGCAGCGCCTGCAAAGTGCTGTTCGGCAACGATTTAGACCCACCGGTCGAGTTTTTCTCATATCTCCAGCCGGAAGGGGTCAAGGCCGCCTTTCGCAAAAGAGCCAGGGAGACCCACCCCGACTGTTGTGCAGGTCATTCCGCCCGGCACGCCACGCCGCCGGAGGCCTTTCATCGCGTCACCGAAGCCTACAATGTTCTCTCCGCCTTTGTGAAGCAAAAAAGGCCGGCAATGGCCAATACTCCACCGAAGGAAAGACATCAGCCTCGCAAGAGCACCAATGACGGGCATGTCTACCACCATGGCCCACTGCCGCGCAGGCATCTTGAAATCGGTCGTTACCTTTACTATCGCGGCGTAATCTCTTATCAATCCCTTATTTCCGCCCTGGTCTGGCAGAGAAGCCAACGCCCGACTCTGGGACGGATAGCCCGCAACTGGGGACTACTCACCGATGAAGCGGTGCAAGCGATCCTCTCCTGCAAGAAATTCTCTGGATTCTTTGGCGAAAAAGCCGTGCGCAACGGACTGCTGACCGAGCACCAGCTGTCACTGCTGCTGACCCACCAGCGCTCAAAGCAGCAGAAGTTGGGGAAATACTTTATTCAATCCGGCTACCTTACTGATCGCGAGATGGAAGCACTGATCCTCGACATGCACAAGCACAACGCCCAGATCAGGAACCAGCAGTTCCGCAAAGCGAAGTAA
- a CDS encoding metal ABC transporter substrate-binding protein yields MRVGLALLLIVMTLSVAVGCKQKAAAPPSSDAGLSVVTTLFPLYDMARSICGDKATVRLLVPPGVEPHNFEPRPDDMVTISKAGLFIYTNRFMEPWVAKLISGIGSKQLTVVDASAGLSLHPAGADDHHEHAGHDTEEKGHAGGMDPHVWLDLENASKMVDTILAGVVSRDPANRSIYQANAESYKKRLEELDLRYAKTLGDCSSRALLHGGHYAFGYLARRYNLDYLAATGVTADAEPTPKRLAELVTQIRKLGIKAVFTEELVSPKLAETLAGETGAEVLRLHAGHNVSRDELARGVTFPAIMEQNLAALAKGLQCRQ; encoded by the coding sequence ATGAGGGTCGGTTTAGCGCTGCTATTGATCGTAATGACGCTGTCTGTTGCTGTTGGCTGCAAGCAGAAAGCTGCTGCGCCTCCCTCGTCGGATGCCGGTCTCTCGGTGGTTACCACACTTTTTCCGCTTTACGACATGGCCCGCTCTATTTGCGGCGACAAGGCAACTGTTCGCCTCCTGGTTCCTCCCGGCGTCGAGCCGCACAATTTCGAGCCCCGACCGGATGATATGGTGACGATCAGCAAGGCCGGTCTGTTTATCTACACCAATCGTTTCATGGAACCCTGGGTCGCCAAGCTGATCAGCGGCATTGGTTCCAAACAGCTGACTGTTGTCGATGCCAGTGCCGGCCTGAGCTTGCACCCCGCCGGTGCCGATGATCACCATGAGCACGCCGGACATGACACCGAAGAAAAAGGGCACGCCGGAGGGATGGACCCCCATGTCTGGCTGGATCTCGAAAATGCCTCGAAGATGGTGGATACCATCCTTGCCGGTGTAGTCAGCCGGGACCCGGCCAACCGGTCTATCTATCAGGCAAATGCAGAATCCTATAAAAAGAGGCTTGAGGAGCTTGACCTCCGTTACGCGAAGACCCTGGGGGACTGTAGCAGCCGGGCCCTGCTCCATGGTGGCCATTATGCCTTCGGTTACCTTGCTCGGCGCTACAACCTTGATTATCTGGCAGCAACCGGTGTTACTGCCGATGCCGAGCCGACTCCCAAGCGGTTGGCAGAGCTGGTTACCCAGATCAGAAAGCTTGGCATAAAGGCCGTTTTTACCGAGGAGCTGGTTTCGCCGAAACTTGCTGAGACCTTGGCCGGAGAGACCGGGGCGGAAGTGCTGAGACTGCACGCCGGCCACAACGTCAGCAGGGACGAACTGGCCAGGGGGGTAACCTTTCCTGCCATCATGGAACAGAATCTTGCTGCACTCGCCAAGGGGCTGCAATGCCGCCAGTAA
- a CDS encoding bifunctional homocysteine S-methyltransferase/methylenetetrahydrofolate reductase — protein MKLIDRLQNEVLVGDGAIGTMLYTKGIGLEVNFEHLNIIRPQLVLELHQEYLSAGAQVLETNTFGANRSRLQAIGLEAKVAEINRRGAAIARQAAGDQALVAGSIGPLARLKGEEKLLQPDEQRAIFLEQATALAEGGVDLLLLETFSDLDQAVIAVAAAKATGLPVIASMAYVEGGRTAAGFTVEQVASSLTAAGADVIGANCGAGPLELLRIVERLAKATTLPLSAYPNSGFPEFVDGRHIYRCTPEYFAGMAAEMAAGGATLVGGCCGTTPEHIRAVALRLKGAKPSPRVVISQSPAAKALDSSEPLKSGFLADWGKRPIITVELDPPPGMAIEKVLAGSQALKSAGADAINLAENPLARVRVGNIALGSMIQREVEIEVIPHITCRDRNLLGLQSDLMGASLLGLRNILAVTGDPARLGDQAGASSVYDLNSFELIKLIKDLNNGVNAVGNSIGTGTGFTIGCAFNPNSPKMAVQVTRLEKKLANGAQFVQTQPIYEQAVFDAMLEQTAHLGIPILPGILPLVSERNCEYLHNEVPGIVIPDEIRTRMKGKEKEAGVAEGVRIAKEFITAARHKVGGFYLIPPFGRYAIAAELIRFIREGK, from the coding sequence ATGAAACTTATAGACCGTTTGCAAAACGAGGTCCTTGTCGGCGACGGCGCCATCGGCACCATGCTCTATACCAAGGGGATCGGGCTTGAGGTAAACTTCGAGCATTTGAACATCATCCGGCCGCAGCTGGTGCTGGAGCTGCACCAGGAGTATCTCTCTGCCGGAGCCCAGGTCCTCGAGACCAATACCTTCGGGGCGAACCGTTCCCGCCTGCAGGCAATCGGCCTTGAAGCCAAAGTTGCCGAGATCAACCGGCGCGGGGCAGCCATAGCCAGGCAGGCAGCCGGGGACCAGGCACTGGTTGCCGGCTCGATTGGCCCATTGGCGAGGCTCAAGGGGGAAGAGAAGCTTCTGCAACCGGACGAACAGCGGGCGATTTTTCTGGAACAGGCAACCGCCCTGGCTGAAGGGGGCGTTGACCTGCTGCTGCTCGAAACCTTTTCCGACCTGGACCAGGCAGTTATTGCCGTCGCTGCTGCCAAGGCCACCGGTCTACCGGTCATTGCCAGCATGGCCTATGTCGAGGGGGGAAGAACTGCCGCCGGATTTACCGTGGAACAGGTTGCCAGTAGCTTGACAGCGGCAGGCGCCGACGTCATCGGCGCCAACTGCGGCGCCGGCCCTCTGGAGCTGCTGCGGATCGTCGAGCGTTTGGCAAAGGCAACGACTCTGCCGCTCTCCGCCTATCCGAACAGCGGCTTCCCGGAATTCGTCGATGGCCGCCACATCTACCGCTGCACCCCCGAATACTTTGCCGGCATGGCGGCCGAGATGGCTGCCGGCGGGGCAACACTGGTGGGTGGCTGCTGCGGCACCACTCCGGAACATATTCGCGCCGTTGCCCTCCGCCTCAAAGGGGCGAAACCTTCGCCCAGGGTCGTTATCAGTCAATCCCCGGCAGCAAAGGCGCTCGACAGCAGCGAACCGCTCAAATCGGGCTTTCTGGCCGACTGGGGAAAACGGCCGATCATTACCGTAGAACTCGACCCTCCCCCCGGCATGGCGATCGAAAAGGTGCTGGCAGGGAGCCAGGCGTTGAAAAGCGCCGGCGCCGATGCCATCAACCTGGCGGAAAATCCGCTGGCACGGGTACGGGTAGGCAACATCGCCCTCGGCAGCATGATCCAGCGTGAGGTTGAGATCGAGGTCATCCCCCATATCACCTGTCGCGACCGGAACCTGCTCGGCCTCCAGTCCGACCTGATGGGCGCCAGCCTCCTCGGCCTCCGTAACATCCTGGCAGTCACCGGCGACCCGGCACGGCTCGGCGACCAGGCAGGGGCCTCGTCAGTCTATGACCTGAATTCCTTTGAACTGATCAAACTGATCAAAGACCTGAACAATGGGGTCAATGCGGTCGGCAACAGCATCGGCACCGGCACCGGCTTCACCATCGGCTGCGCCTTTAATCCGAACTCGCCGAAAATGGCGGTCCAGGTGACACGGCTGGAGAAAAAGCTCGCCAACGGCGCCCAGTTTGTCCAGACCCAGCCGATCTACGAGCAAGCGGTCTTTGATGCGATGCTTGAGCAGACCGCCCACCTGGGGATCCCCATTTTGCCGGGAATTCTCCCGCTGGTCAGCGAACGGAACTGCGAGTACCTGCACAACGAGGTGCCGGGCATCGTTATCCCGGACGAGATCCGCACCAGGATGAAAGGGAAGGAAAAGGAGGCCGGTGTTGCAGAGGGGGTGAGGATTGCCAAGGAGTTCATAACTGCAGCCAGGCACAAGGTCGGCGGGTTTTACCTGATCCCGCCATTCGGCCGGTATGCTATTGCCGCAGAACTGATTCGCTTCATACGAGAGGGGAAATGA
- the cbiB gene encoding adenosylcobinamide-phosphate synthase CbiB, with the protein MTLSPAALLGAVLLDLVLGDPRWLPHPVVLIGRLITRVETVLRKITANERVAGIILLLITVGVSTGGVSLLLWLAGLVHPWLAQITGMLVGYTCLAARSLHAESARVSEALGRGDLAAARASLAMIVGRDTEHLETPDIWRGAVETVAENSSDGVIAPLLFLMVGGPVAAIAYKAVNTLDSMVGYKNERYLHFGWASARFDDLCNWLPARVTGVLMVIVAPLIGLSAGGAWRIMLRDGRNHSSPNSGIPEAAAAGALRVRLGGSNRYFGQEVVKPTIGEPLHPLDAKAWQGAVRLMYGAEGALVVVWLLTAVACRGAS; encoded by the coding sequence ATGACCCTTTCCCCCGCGGCCCTGCTCGGGGCGGTGCTGCTCGATCTGGTTCTCGGTGATCCCCGCTGGCTGCCTCACCCGGTGGTGCTGATCGGTCGCTTGATCACCAGGGTGGAAACAGTTCTCCGAAAGATAACGGCAAATGAACGCGTTGCCGGAATAATACTGCTGCTCATCACGGTTGGCGTCAGTACCGGTGGTGTGTCTTTGCTGCTGTGGCTCGCTGGCCTGGTCCATCCCTGGCTGGCCCAGATTACCGGGATGCTGGTCGGCTACACCTGTCTCGCGGCCCGCTCGCTGCATGCAGAGTCGGCACGGGTCAGCGAGGCCCTCGGGCGAGGCGATCTTGCGGCAGCGCGTGCCAGCCTGGCCATGATTGTCGGCCGCGATACCGAGCATCTCGAAACGCCCGACATCTGGCGCGGCGCAGTGGAGACCGTGGCTGAGAACAGTTCCGATGGGGTCATCGCCCCGCTGTTATTTCTCATGGTCGGCGGACCGGTAGCTGCCATTGCCTATAAGGCCGTCAATACCCTCGATTCCATGGTCGGATACAAGAATGAGCGCTATCTCCATTTTGGCTGGGCCTCGGCACGGTTTGACGACCTGTGCAACTGGCTTCCGGCGCGGGTTACCGGAGTGCTGATGGTTATCGTTGCCCCCCTGATCGGGTTGTCGGCAGGAGGCGCCTGGCGGATCATGCTGCGCGATGGCCGAAACCATTCTTCGCCGAACAGCGGCATTCCTGAGGCTGCCGCGGCCGGTGCGCTGCGGGTACGGCTCGGCGGCAGCAACCGCTATTTCGGGCAAGAGGTGGTGAAGCCGACCATCGGCGAGCCCCTGCACCCTCTGGATGCCAAGGCATGGCAGGGAGCCGTGAGATTGATGTATGGCGCAGAGGGGGCATTGGTGGTGGTGTGGCTGCTGACGGCAGTAGCCTGCAGAGGTGCGTCATGA